A window of Chanodichthys erythropterus isolate Z2021 chromosome 16, ASM2448905v1, whole genome shotgun sequence genomic DNA:
gcttattttacttagtcagacttgtatatatatatatatatatatatatatatatgtatatgtatatatatgtatatgtatatacatatacatatatatatatatatatatacatatacatatatatatatatatatatatatatatatatatatatatatatatatatatatatatatgtatatgtatatacatatacatatatatacatatacatatatatatatatatatatatatatatatatatatatacatatatatatatatatatatatatatatatatatatacatatatatacatatacatatatatatatatatatatatatatatatatacacacatatatatatatacacatatacatatatatatatatatatatatatatatatatatacatatatatatatatatatacatatacatacatatacatatatatatatatacatatacatatacatatatatatacatatacatatacatatatatatatatatatatatacatatacatatatatatatatacatatacatatatatatacatatacatatatatatacatatacatatatatatacatatatatatacatatatatatacatatacatatatatatatatatatatatatacatatacatatatatatatatacatatacatatacatatatatatatatatacatatacatatatatatacatatacatatatatatatatacatatacatatatatatatatacatatacatatacatatacatatacatatacatatacatatatatatacatatacatatacatatatatatatatacatatacatatatatatatatacatatacatatatatatatatacatatacatatatatatatatacatatacatatatatatatatacatatacatatatacatatatatatatatatatatatatatatatatatatatatatatatatatatatatacatatatatatatatacacatatatatatatatacacatatatatatatatacacatatacatatatatatatatatatatatatatatatatatatatatatatatatatatatatatacatatagatatatatatatatatatatatatatatatgtgtgtgtgtgtgtgtgtgtgtgtgtgtgtgtgtgtgtgtgtgtgtgttttcctgTCTCACTGGCTAAATGTTTTGTGCccaatatttaattagattgtTAGGAATTAGAAGAGCAGAAATTacaatcacaaaattaaaaattaaaataaatatgcacagactaaattttaattggTAAGATGAATCTAAACTCAGTATTGTCCCAAAGTATATTGATTTACcgcattacaatagtccatttacagttactatcataaaaatacatttacttgTTTGAAAGtgtacataaggcacatttaatgtCCAACATCAAATATTCTAGCGcaatgtatattttagaattaCTGCGCttctatagagtgccccagggatgacgcgtttttgtaggcaaaacccggaagcaagttagcattttaggacttcagttccaacgccgtaaagtctatgggttttttgaatgggtttttgttaaatcgcctgaaataaggtctgtggttaacaaagcctatgacataaaacacaccagttataacccacttgtgattttttttaacttttagacgtcatcatgacaaacaggacatttggacagcatttctcatgaaaaagtggataagtattcatacacagcgcagatcataatcagtgagcatgtttttaaatagagttgttttctaaataaagtttgaggaagcttgttggtgacgacgttgatccgagaccatggtgtgctgtagtccgtttatagcggtttatatatatactgttagccttttctgacgactttatttaggcttcaaaatctataaatgttgtgttaacttgtaaagattatcttgacagacaaaacatgtaagtgtcataaccctttgttaaacacaaagcttgttttctgcgattttccaaaagtctatgggaaaaatgaataggctttcagccGAAGGAACCCGTGTgccttaaacttttactgtgtcttaaattcggcggttgctaacaaattgctaaaagggactacttcctttggcggggactttagacgtcatcattaaaaatgggacatttggacagcatttctcattaaaaagtggataagtattcatacacagcgcatatataatcagcgagcatgtttttaaatagagttgttttctaaataaagtttgaggacgcttggtggtgacgacgttgatccacGACCATGGTGtactgtagtccgtttatagcctactgtttgccttttatatctgacgactttatttaggcttcaaaatctataaatgttgtgttaacttgtaaataTTATCTTGAcagacaaaacatgtaagtgtcataaccctttgttaaacacagagcttgttttctgcgattttccaaaagtctatgggaaaaatgaatagagCTTGGCAAACTACGTCACTGCGCGTTGCATTCTGGGTAGTCGCCGCCATGTTTTAGGTCACGCTCAGGAGCgtacaatgacaataaatacagCTCACCAGATGAAAAAACGACTGtaattatgttatttttttaaagagctgCTTGTACTTGCTGAGAATAAATGGACTAATATTTTTATctcttcatttgttcatttgaTCGCTCAGTCGTGTGGCCAGGACACGATATACACACGCATAGACTTCATACTGACGCCTTCTATCGGACCACACACAGCTCTAAAGTGATTTCTCTATTGCAGTTTTTAATAACTAAGTGTCACCGATATATCTgccagataaaataataaacacaatatagaTTGATCTCAGCCAGCATATCATCATATCGCCCTGATTTCTTCATGTTAAAGCATTAAGAGATAGCATGATCCTCTGTAATGCAGCTCTGAAATGAATTATATTGTGGAGTCGCTACACCAAGTAAGTTTTACTGGACCTAAAtggaataaatacatgatttctTAGCTTAACCATGAATCAAAGATGTGCTGCTTTATGAACACGGAGAGTGATCACAATGAGCTATTTCACAAATAACATTTCTAAACGTGTTTTCGTACATTATTAATGGTGTGAGCACGTACATATTCAAACAGGTCAGAAGTTATGAAtctgtaataaatacaaatgacaaagcCACATTTTGGTCAAGTTTATTTTCATTGAGTTTCACTTTCACCATTGTGTCGTTTCTAAGCTGGAAGGCAGAAAATGAGGGACATTATAGCATGCTTAACGTGGCATTATAGCATGCCAAACTGCTTTAGTTTGGTGTTTACTACagaaaagcagatgagcccagaatatgaacgcaacacattTAACACAAGCATTTTCCTCTCATAAAGAAAACACTGTTCTGTTCaaattctgggctcatctgctttgcTGTGCATGGTTTCTATGGGAGGAGAACGTTTAACGTGAAATTAAACGTGTTACGTTCAAATTCTGGGCTATTAGTATGATGTTTACTTACATTATGCCAGCATTAcaccacgttaagctttttataATGTCCCGAAAATGGGACAAAATGGCGCTTCATTTCACATCCGTTTTCCACACTGGTCAGTATATGCAGATAGTTCATAACACAGCCAGCGTTcaccattctaatatgtttttaactgtataatataaattttaacatcTTCCTCCACTATTCTCTACTGTACTGTCCGTGACCTAAAGTCCCAGAATGCAATGCGTTGCTTACGTCACGTTCCCAGACTCTATAgtctttcagtcgagggaacccgtgcgctgctaacttccgggttggcctacaaaaacgcgtcatccctggggcactctattgcgTCCCGTCTGTTTAGCGCGTATGCTGTGAAGTTTAgccgcaaaatggaaatatttgcatgactTTCTAACATTCACAGATGGAGTataaacttgtgaaaagtaagttatacactgaggaaaacaccatgtctcaaacgcataaaatagcacaaaatgtatGCCGTTTCCTATGGTGGATCGATTTGATCTATGATCGACCTCCAGGGCTGCTTAAGAAAAGCGTGCACGCGAAATTATCTTGACTAGGTGAACCTGGATCGAATTAGCGGGACTGCGTGAacttcaattaccttttatgaaaccgttttagcctaaactcatttgttaggttaattcaagtcaggttttggagtttaatcctcgcttttcttagcatcttttatgaaacagccctctgTACATATGTGTATagtgtacatgtgtgtgtatattgtgtaatatttattgtatatTGTTTCTTATATATCATATTgccaagtgttttttttttttttctttatgtaaATTGAGCAATGTCTGGACGTACCTAAGCTTTTCACAGCCATTTTGATGCAAATCTATGATCTTTCTTTGGAGGTATCCATTGTTAACACAAGAACACAATGACTGGAAGCactttttccttctttttatAGCAATCATGTGCTGATTATACGATTAGTGACATGATGTTAGCTGGTCATTTTGTACCTGGGCCAAAATACTTTGAAATTTGAGTTTTTGTGATAAAGTTTATTGTCCAATGAAGCGTTTTGCAAATATGCAAAATGTATCTGATCACTCTGCACAATAACCTAGAAACAATGTGAATCAACATCACAACAACTAAAGGAGAAAaaattgcaaaacacaaaatttGTCACTGCCAAAACTTTTGGCCACAGCTGTCGTTCAAGTGGGGTACCAAAATAACGCTCCATTTTTTCCCCACCGGCACTGGAAATATCGCGTTAGAATGATCCCCACTACCAACACCACCATGTCGTGTGAACTATTAGTGATTCTCGCAATACAGGTGTGGTTATGTTAGGTTAGGGCCCTAAAGCAGAGAGAAGTTTTTTGAACATTataaaattgcatgttataatgaCCTTGATATTATCCAAAACAACCAAAacaaatgtgtgtaaaatttgtatatttttttatgttttatacagCTAAATGAGCCTGAGCCCCAAAGAACACTGATGCTACAAAATGTGTACTGAACATTATAAACATATCATCATGTTAATTGTATGTTTACTCAGTTGTCCCCATTAAATTAGTAAAGGACATTAAATGTGAagcaaaaaaaatcatgtatttAGAGATGTTGAATATTGAATGGGGTCAAATAGGCTATAGATAGTtaatatatagtataatatatagTTAACCTATTTATAAgcatttcaatattttaaatatattcatatttttggtTCAAATTTGTTACTCGTATCAATATCTGTATCATTAACAAATTAATGATATCCTAGATTGGTCACtgtaacaaaaatacattacatcaGGTAACACCTTCATAAGAGataatcttaaagggatagttcacacaaaaatgaaaatttgatgtttatctgcttaaccTCAGGGCATCCaaaatgtaggtgactttgtttcttcagtagaacacaattGATCATTTTTAATTGGTCAATGGGAATttcttttataagagtaaataaaacttgcttagacaaatccaaattaaaccctgcagcttgtgacgacacattgatgtcctaagacacgaaacgatcggtttgtgcgagaagcTGAACTGTATTTCTATCATTTTtctacctctaatacaccactatgtccaactgccttgcgCATGGTGAGGTGTGTACGCGAATGGcaagtttaaaggattagtccactttcaaaaaatgttggtaaccaaacagttttggttcccattgacttctatTGTATGGTCAAAAAAATATAATGGAAGAACCGAAGCTGTTTGGTtaccagcattcttcaaaatatcatcctttgtgttccacagaagaccATCATTCTACAAAAAGTTGGTATGAACCATTTCTATAACAAATTGTGCTGATTTAAAGGAtttgtccacttttaaataaacttttcctgataatttactcacccccatgtcttccaagatgttcatgtctttctttcttcggtcgaaaagaaattaaggtttttgatgaaaacattccaggattattctccttatagtggacttcaatggagcccaaacggttgaaggtcaaaattacagtttcagtgcagcttcaaagggctttaaacgataccggacgaggaataagggtcttatataGCGAAACGATCTAGGGTAGGGCTGTTTCAGAATTGGTTTCGTATTGTTGTTAAGTCTGTGCATGTCAGTGGACTCCAACCATTCTTTTAGTAGGCCTATGGTGGATTGTTGTCcacattttgtttatataattatGATTACTTGGTAATGTCGTTGTCGTATGGCCAGAAGGAATCATGCCATACCCTAGGTTTTTGTGAAATGCCGCCACTGGCCAAACCCCTGTAAAACCAGCCTGAGAAGGTTGGGAGACAAGCAAAAACCAACCTGGTTTGAGATGGTCTTTTCAGCAGACAGGGCCTTTTGATTTCATGTGGgaaatatgatacagtaggtTATGAGCTCATAGATTAAGaggaaataataaacaaatagaATAAGCATGACGCATGGTTGTTTGCATTTTTCCTGACTGACTTACATACTGATCTGAACACATATTTCAAGAGGTCTCGGCCGCAGTAACCTTACACTGCAGTGCCGTATCCGTGCAGCATACCGAGCTTTAACGGTGACGCGTTACACAGTCCATCGTGACAGCAGGGACCAGGTGTAAAGCCTCAGAATAGCACCAGGATTGTAGAGTCCAGTATTTAAGGCCTCTATGACTCGTGCCTGTTGTCACTGAGTAAGCTTTCTAAAAATCTCCCCCTACACACTCTTACTGGATCTGACACCCAGTAGTTCAGAGGCCGTAACGTATAAATGTAAAAGTCTGCGCTCCGCTTTGGCACCAAGTTTACAAGACGCTCAGCGGCCTACTTTTCAAGGATTTTTCCAAGCGCAATCGGAGCACTAGAATGGGTCAGTGCAGTTCAAGGACATCCGAGCAGTTTAACGAGTTCACGTCACTTACAACTATAAAGTTGTGTGAAAAACGCACTCCCGGCATTTCGCACGGGAAATGGCGATTGGAAGTCTTTCCGAATGAAGCGGCAGCGGACAGACGGCGCCGCGGCTGCAGTAGTCACGACGACTGCTCTGGGCTGGTTTTTGTGGAAGATACAACAGGCGGGGTGTGGATAGATAAAACCCTCGGAAGACAAAGGTGAGCCTGTGGATGTGAAGTTATGGTCGCTGCTGTTCTTGTTTCTTTCTGAAATCTATACTGAGGATTTCTAAAGGTGACGCCTGCTCAGTCAATAATCCAGTGCTGGAAGAAGTATCTGGAAGGCTTGGGATGGTACTGTTTAAAAGGATTCCTGAATGTCTGAGGGAGACATACcacacttttttctttcttttttggttCCCATTTTCTGGAATGAAAAGATTGaagcatatttattttaagactTTTTCCAAGACATTTAtcttcaaatatatatttaaacagtcTGACTTACTGCCAGGTCATGGTCATGCATGTGGTCAGCTGATAAATGTAATGGGAAGCCCATACTTATTTCTTTAAACTTATGGTCACATCCCAGACTCAGGGCAACTTAACTGAGAacttataaatgtttattttattaaagttatgttttatttttatttattttcaagttcaagttcctATGTACTTCATGTATGTCAGCTGACATCATCTTTACTTTCTTTTGGATCTTAAACTAAACAGTGAAAGATTTTTTGCAACCATGTTGAACATGAGATTCtatgaaaattatatatttttttatttaatcatgGAATATTTCATTCGGTTTAAATATgtacaatatttaaatgtatgttttgtacAGAGATGAATTCCTCAAGACACCATTCTTAGCATATCATTTGGGAGGTGTCCTCTGATACTTTGACCCAATAATCATACAACTAGATAAGCAAGATATAATACATTACTGAGTAACGCAGACACCATCTTAAGTAAACTCACATTTGCTAAGAGAAGACTATAAGAAACGTTGGTGTTTGTGAACATCAGACATTTACAATGGGCCATTCAGGATCCAGACACAAACCTGAAGCTCGTATCCTCCTCCTAGGGCTTGACGGAGCTGGAAAATCAACTCTTCTTTACAAACTAAAATACAATGAGGACTTCCACACAGTCCCTACAATTGGATTCAATGTAGAAATGATTGAAGCCAAGAAGAAAAGGGACAAAATCATCCTGACCGTGTGGGACGTTGGTGGTCAGATAAAGATGCGAGCGCACTGGAAGAATTTTTTCCAAGACACAGCTGGAATTGTGTTCGTCGTGGACTCCTCTGACATTAAGCGTCTGGACGAGGCCAAGGGCATCCTGGAACACACCTTAAAGAGTGAGCACCTCAGGGGACTCCCGGTGGTGGTTCTTGCCAACAAGCAAGATATTGTAGGAGCTGCTACAGTAACAGAGATCACAGAGCAGTTTAACCTGAGAAAGAGTTGCAATGAACGAGACTGGTTCATTCAGCCGTGTTCTGCGCTGACTGGAGCAGGTCTGGTGGATGGCTTCAGACGAATGGCGCACCTGGTGAAAAAAACACCTGAGGACAAGAACATCAAAGAGACTGTGAAGTATATTAGATCAAAATCTGTTAAGAAATAGCCCACATGGTAACTTATTAACCACTTTTATGGAAGGTTGTGTATACTATCCCAATAAATATAGTTGGACGGTTCATAATCATGTGCGACCCTAATGTTTAAATGAAGAACAATGTGCAAGATACAGAAAGCTACCTTGAGTTATGATTCAGAAATGAATATAGTAACCAAGCCTTTGAAGTATATAGAGAACTTTTGTAAAGAAATGCCCATGGTAGCCTAGCATCAAAACCTGTTAACCACACTTACAGAACGTTACATCATACTAATGTTCAGTCGTGATCTGAATGAGAAATTGAGTTAAAAGACACCATAAAAAGGTGGTAATGTTATCTTAAGTTataattcattaatatttattgatATCTGCTGTGAAGTATGTTTCGTGTTATTTAAAGTCACTTTTATTTTAGAACAAAACTCAATGTAAATCATTAAATATGGTTCACGATAATGTGAATTGAATGAGAAATTGAGTTAAAAACCATAAGATGTGCTAAATTTTAATCTTGACTTGTTTCAGAAAGTTCTTAATACTATACATGTTTTGAAATATAAAGAACCTACTATTGtgcaatttttactttattgCAAAAACTTCAAGTACATTGAGATTTATGAATTTAATGCATGAAGTGCGCAACAACCAGCTTGCATATTTTTCTGTGACCACAGCATCTGCAGTAATATCAAGGACCAAGACAAGATgtaataaaacttttatttttagaaaaggTCACATTGTTAGTTTCCATTTTTCCCACTCATTTGTAAGTGGGGGGGTCATTATTCAAACCCGCTTCCCCCTTCTGAACCAAAAAGATCAGTATCATTAAAGAACAGGCTGTCCTCTAATGGACTGAAGCTTCCAGTCTCTGGAGCAGTTTTAAACTCCAGCTCATCCATCACAGGATTCTTTTCAGTCGAGTTGAATAAGAACTCTGGCTTCTCAGCAACAGATGCCGAGTAGACGCCCTCAGTTCGGCCCATCAGAGATCCAGTTGACTGGGTGGCGTTTCCTTGTCTTGGAATCAGAAACAGAGGACCCAAGGTAGCAATCTTCCAGTCTGTTATAAAGGGAGAAGGGTGTTATGTGGCACTCAAACTTGGATAAATACAGATAAAGAATGAAACTATATCCAAACCTTTGTTTGTGTCGGTTCCCCTCTTTGACAGACTGCCAAAGGGATTTTGCTTTGCCTGTATGAGAGCTCTAAAGGGTTCTAATGATTGACCGGGTCTTACAAGAAAGAAATCCGCAGACCCAGGCTTTGAGCCCAAATTTGGCTGCTTGACAGGAGGGGCTATTGTGACACGGAAAGGCTTGATTGGTTCAGGCTCGGCCGCACCTTGTTTGGATGGCTCACAGCTGTTACACACCTCATCATTTCCATCCACAGACTGCCACCTGCACAGTCCATATGGGTTCTTACATCAAGAACCAGTGATTGATACCAAGGTTTAAATATTTGAAAGTCAGTCATTACCTTCCATCAATAAAAGAACATGCTCGATTCTGTGAGCTCCCAGAATACGCAGCAGGGATGGCCTTTAGGTAACATGTGATGTACACCTGTTTCAAATACAACCAGGAAGCAGTGCAGAATTAAACAACTTGCATACATAAACtgtattcacccaaaaattataactgacgtttactcaccctcatattccaaacctgtatgactttacaCATGATATTTTGAGGAGTTGAGTGTCTATACACTGGTattcagtggggtccaaaataAGACCACAAACAACAAATCTTGTGTTTCACAGgacaaagtcatacaggttggGAATGACATGCTAACTTCAAACAGTGGTAAAATCGGTGCAAGAGTTACATATTGTATTACAAACTTCCAATGACAATATTCATCCTACAGTAAACTATCCTTTAAGTCAGTCTTAAAGTTCTGCTCACCAAGTTGCTTGTCAACTTGTGGAACCTGAAGGCATCCAACAGTAGGTTTAATTTGTTGCCTTGGCTCCTCTGCAAGAACTTGGAGTGGGAGTACAAACCCCTGCTGTCTGCAAGACATCTGAAAGTGGTCTACATGATTAGACAAACTGCGAAATTCAAGTGAACAAACAGACTGGTACACTTAAAGCTTTATTGGCAGTCATGGTTCCATGAACATTTAACATCCatagaaacattttaaatgcacaagAGGTTCTTTAGATTAAAAAGTTTTCCACACTAAGAAAATGATTCTCTTAAGGACTGTTAACTAAAAGGTTCTTTGAGGAACCCTCAATTGTGCGCATCCAAAAGGGATGTATAAATTCTCTCATTTTTACGACACAGGACCAATTTCTTTCAACACCAAACTGGTAGTTAATAAAACCAGGTTTTAAAGGAGGTTGGATTAAATCTAATAGATGTATTAAGTGCAATACTACAAAGTCTAAATCAAAACTCACCCACGGTAATCTACAAAGGAATATTTGACATCACTGGTCTCCATGTTATAAGTTGGTGTAGCCACACACCAGTCAATATAAAGAACCAGGGGCAAATGATTGGCCAAGGTAACAGAGGCTTGAAGGTGTATCGCATCCCCCAGAAAATAGACATTTGAGCCCCTCTCATACTGCCA
This region includes:
- the arl14 gene encoding ADP-ribosylation factor-like protein 14, with protein sequence MGHSGSRHKPEARILLLGLDGAGKSTLLYKLKYNEDFHTVPTIGFNVEMIEAKKKRDKIILTVWDVGGQIKMRAHWKNFFQDTAGIVFVVDSSDIKRLDEAKGILEHTLKSEHLRGLPVVVLANKQDIVGAATVTEITEQFNLRKSCNERDWFIQPCSALTGAGLVDGFRRMAHLVKKTPEDKNIKETVKYIRSKSVKK
- the zp3b gene encoding zona pellucida sperm-binding protein 3b, translated to MWSSSPLICCTAVLLLISQLTECYPRTFQQGRPLANQQLLNSQFKAAILQSPPKINDPVPQLRQKIVSVYCHQEAIEVVINTDLLASGLPVYAEELRLGPESLPSKVSPASPASCGAVQTGLSNFTIFAHFKDCGTKLSVTGDSLVYSNVLVYSPLPSPDGVLYQDGAVTPVQCQFRRWYNVDSVVVAPTWIPFAATVRSFDYLDFSLRLMSDDWQYERGSNVYFLGDAIHLQASVTLANHLPLVLYIDWCVATPTYNMETSDVKYSFVDYRGCLADSRGLYSHSKFLQRSQGNKLNLLLDAFRFHKLTSNLVYITCYLKAIPAAYSGSSQNRACSFIDGRWQSVDGNDEVCNSCEPSKQGAAEPEPIKPFRVTIAPPVKQPNLGSKPGSADFFLVRPGQSLEPFRALIQAKQNPFGSLSKRGTDTNKDWKIATLGPLFLIPRQGNATQSTGSLMGRTEGVYSASVAEKPEFLFNSTEKNPVMDELEFKTAPETGSFSPLEDSLFFNDTDLFGSEGGSGFE